The following proteins are co-located in the Hypanus sabinus isolate sHypSab1 chromosome 28, sHypSab1.hap1, whole genome shotgun sequence genome:
- the LOC132382553 gene encoding UDP-glucuronosyltransferase 2C1-like, with product MDSPGWKGRFQIACALTIIFITLTCPVTQGAKILVVPVDGSHWVNMKILVEELKLRGHNITMLYYSGSWYMKENPDIYQSIVVHLEEKKSKLVRSEMIEKLVELSLESSENGWNLWDHAKFQNVMMNFLYHCHQFIQDFTIAIFENKTLLEQIESANFNLVLTDSALGTGPLLAHYLKVPQVYDVRLQINGEAHFLSAPSPPSYVPIAGSQLTDNMNLLQRTGNFMQHLLQLVFTELFVYPIYNEICHRYLGTEADIQTILLSADVLLVRVDFVFEFPRPTMPNIVYIGGFQCKPAETLVTEFEAFVQSTGEHGLIVMSLGSLVGSLPKQITMEIAEAFAQVPQKVIWRYDGEIPPNVGNNTFLTKWIPQNDLLGHPNTRVFISHGGINGIYEAIYHGVPVIGMPLIFDQFDNLLRLESRGAAKVLNVATIHSTNLLQALHEVINGTFYRDNMKKLSALHRDQPESPMERAVFWIEYVARHKGAGHLRSESYRLPWYAYYCVDVMVLLLSMLFMVAMLVVVALKKLCHIAWRKIKQKYE from the coding sequence ATGGATAGTCCTGGATGGAAAGGCAGGTTCCAGATTGCGTGTGCTCTTACTATTATTTTCATCACACTGACATGTCCAGTTACACAAGGAGCTAAAATATTGGTCGTACCTGTGGATGGAAGTCATTGGGTTAACATGAAAATTCTAGTAGAAGAACTGAAACTTCGTGGACACAATATCACAATGCTTTACTACTCTGGATCTTGGTATATGAAGGAAAATCCTGATATCTATCAATCCATTGTTGTTCATCTTGAAGAAAAAAAGAGCAAACTTGTGAGGAGTGAAATGATTGAAAAACTTGTGGAGCTGTCATTGGAGAGCTCAGAGAATGGTTGGAACCTATGGGACCATGCTAAGTTCCAAAACGTAATGATGAATTTTTTATATCACTGTCATCAATTCATTCAAGATTTTACTATTGCAATTTTTGAAAACAAAACACTGTTAGAACAAATTGAAAGTGCGAATTTTAACTTAGTACTTACAGATTCTGCCTTGGGTACAGGACCATTGCTTGCTCATTATCTAAAAGTTCCACAGGTGTATGATGTTCGATTGCAGATAAATGGGGAAGCCCATTTCCTCTCTGCCCCATCACCGCCTTCCTATGTCCCTATTGCAGGCTCACAATTGACAGATAATATGAATCTTCTCCAAAGAACAGGAAACTTCATGCAACATCTTCTTCAGCTagtgtttacagaattgtttgtATACCCAATTTATAATGAAATCTGTCATCGTTATCTGGGAACAGAAGCAGATATCCAAACAATTCTCTTGAGTGCTGATGTGTTGCTGGTGAGAGTAGATTTTGTATTTGAATTCCCGAGACCCACTATGCCCAATATTGTCTACATTGGAGGCTTCCAGTGTAAACCAGCCGAAACACTAGTAACAGAGTTTGAAGCGTTTGTTCAAAGCACAGGAGAACATGGACTTATTGTGATGTCATTAGGATCTCTTGTAGGTTCTTTGCCAAAGCAAATTACAATGGAAATAGCTGAGGCATTTGCTCAAGTACCCCAGAAGGTGATTTGGAGATATGATGGAGAAATCCCTCCCAATGTAGGTAATAATACATTCCTGACAAAATGGATCCCTCAGAATGACCTTCTGGGACACCCCAACACACGAGTCTTCATTTCTCATGGTGGTATCAACGGCATTTACGAGGCCATCTACCATGGGGTGCCAGTGATTGGCATGCCTCTAATTTTTGATCAGTTTGACAATTTACTTCGACTTGAATCCCGAGGTGCAGCAAAGGTGCTTAATGTTGCAACCATACACTCCACAAATCTATTACAGGCACTTCATGAGGTGATAAATGGCACATTTTACCGGGACAACATGAAGAAACTCTCTGCCCTCCACCGGGACCAACCAGAGTCCCCAATGGAGCGAGCCGTTTTCTGGATTGAGTATGTTGCCCGACACAAAGGAGCAGGCCATTTGCGTTCTGAATCCTACCGACTGCCCTGGTATGCTTACTATTGTGTGGATGTGATGGTCTTACTGTTGTCCATGTTATTCATGGTCGCAATGCTGGTGGTTGTAGCACTGAAGAAACTTTGTCACATTGCCTGGAGAAAAATAAAGCAAAAGTATGAGTAA